A window from Mustela erminea isolate mMusErm1 chromosome 17, mMusErm1.Pri, whole genome shotgun sequence encodes these proteins:
- the CLK2 gene encoding dual specificity protein kinase CLK2 isoform X4 yields the protein MPHPRRYHSSERGSRGSYHEHYRSRKHKRRRSRSWSSSSDRTRRRRREDSYHVRSRSYDDRSSDRRLYDRRYYGSYRRNGCSRDRGEAYCEPDYRHSYEYHREDSSYRSQRSSRRKHRRRRRRSRTFSRSSSHSSRRAKSVEDDAEGHLIYHVGDWLQERYEIVSTLGEGTFGRVVQCVDHRRGGARVALKIIKNVEKYKEAARLEINVLEKINEKDPDNKNLCVQMFDWFDYHGHMCISFELLGLSTFDFLKDNNYLPYPIHQVRHMAFQLCQAVQFLHDNKLTHTDLKPENILFVNSDYELTYNLEKKRDERSVKSTAVRVVDFGSATFDHEHHSTIVSTRHYRAPEVILELGWSQPCDVWSIGCIIFEYYVGFTLFQTHDNREHLAMMERILGPIPSRMIRKTRKQKYFYRGRLDWDENTSAGRYVRENCKPLRRYLTSEAEEHHQLFDLIESMLEYEPAKRLTLGEALQHPFFARLRAEPPNTKLWDSSRDISR from the exons atGCCTCATCCCCGAAGGTACCATTCCTCAGAGCGAGGCAGCCGGGGCAGTTACCATGAGCACTATCGGAGCCGAAAACATAAGAGACGAAGAAGCCGCTCCTGGTCCAGTAGCAGTGACCGGACACGGCGGCGCCGGCGGGAAGACAGCTACCATGTCCGTTCCCGGAG TTATGACGATCGCTCCTCGGACCGGAGGCTCTACGACCGGCGCTACTACGGCAGCTATCGGCGCAACGGTTGCAGCCGGGACCGGGGAGAGGCCTACTGTGAGCCCGACTACCGGCATTCGTACGAGTACCACCGAGAGGACAGCAGCTACCGCAGCCAGCGCAGCAGCCGCAGGAAGCaccggcggcggaggcggcgcaGCCGGACTTTCAGCCGCTCGTCTTCG CACAGCAGCCGGAGAGCCAAGAGTGTAGAGGACGACGCTGAGGGCCACCTCATCTACCACGTCGGGGACTGGCTACAAGAGCGAT atgaAATTGTAAGCACTTTGGGAGAAGGGACCTTTGGCCGAGTTGTGCAGTGTGTCGACCATCGCAG GGGTGGGGCTCGAGTTGCCCTGAAGATCATTAAGAATGTGGAAAAGTACAAGGAAGCAGCGCGACTTGAAATCAACGTCCTGGAGAAAATCAACGAGAAGGACCCTGACAACAAGAA CCTCTGTGTGCAGATGTTCGACTGGTTTGACTACCATGGCCACATGTGCATCTCTTTCGAGCTTCTGGGCCTTAGCACCTTCGATTTCCTCAAAGACAACAACTACCTGCCCTACCCCATCCACCAAGTGCGCCACATGGCCTTCCAGCTGTGCCAGGCCGTCCAGT TCCTCCATGACAACAAGCTGACCCATACGGACCTCAAGCCTGAAAATATTCTGTTTGTGAATTCAGACTATGAGCTCACCTACAATCTAGAGAAG AAGCGAGATGAGCGCAGCGTGAAGAGCACAGCGGTGCGGGTGGTGGACTTCGGCAGCGCCACCTTTGACCACGAGCATCACAGCACCATTGTCTCCACTCGCCATTACCGGGCACCGGAGGTCATCCTCG aGCTGGGCTGGTCGCAGCCTTGTGACGTGTGGAGCATAGGCTGCATCATCTTCGAGTACTACGTGGGCTTCACACTGTTCCAG ACCCATGACAACAGAGAGCATCTAGCCATGATGGAAAGGATCTTGGGGCCCATCCCTTCCCGGATGATCCGAAAGACAAG GAAGCAGAAGTATTTTTACCGGGGTCGCCTGGACTGGGATGAGAACACGTCAGCTGGGCGCTATGTTCGAGAAAACTGCAAACCGTTGCGG CGGTATCTGACCTCAGAGGCAGAGGAACACCACCAGCTCTTCGATCTGATTGAAAGCATGCTAGAGTATGAACCTGCCAAGCGGTTGACCTTGGGTGAAGCTCTTCAGCATCCTTTCTTCGCCCGCCTTcgggctgagccacccaacacCAAGTTGTGGGACTCCAGTCGGGATATCAGTCGGTGA
- the CLK2 gene encoding dual specificity protein kinase CLK2 isoform X1 codes for MPHPRRYHSSERGSRGSYHEHYRSRKHKRRRSRSWSSSSDRTRRRRREDSYHVRSRSSYDDRSSDRRLYDRRYYGSYRRNGCSRDRGEAYCEPDYRHSYEYHREDSSYRSQRSSRRKHRRRRRRSRTFSRSSSQHSSRRAKSVEDDAEGHLIYHVGDWLQERYEIVSTLGEGTFGRVVQCVDHRRGGARVALKIIKNVEKYKEAARLEINVLEKINEKDPDNKNLCVQMFDWFDYHGHMCISFELLGLSTFDFLKDNNYLPYPIHQVRHMAFQLCQAVQFLHDNKLTHTDLKPENILFVNSDYELTYNLEKKRDERSVKSTAVRVVDFGSATFDHEHHSTIVSTRHYRAPEVILELGWSQPCDVWSIGCIIFEYYVGFTLFQTHDNREHLAMMERILGPIPSRMIRKTRKQKYFYRGRLDWDENTSAGRYVRENCKPLRRYLTSEAEEHHQLFDLIESMLEYEPAKRLTLGEALQHPFFARLRAEPPNTKLWDSSRDISR; via the exons atGCCTCATCCCCGAAGGTACCATTCCTCAGAGCGAGGCAGCCGGGGCAGTTACCATGAGCACTATCGGAGCCGAAAACATAAGAGACGAAGAAGCCGCTCCTGGTCCAGTAGCAGTGACCGGACACGGCGGCGCCGGCGGGAAGACAGCTACCATGTCCGTTCCCGGAG CAGTTATGACGATCGCTCCTCGGACCGGAGGCTCTACGACCGGCGCTACTACGGCAGCTATCGGCGCAACGGTTGCAGCCGGGACCGGGGAGAGGCCTACTGTGAGCCCGACTACCGGCATTCGTACGAGTACCACCGAGAGGACAGCAGCTACCGCAGCCAGCGCAGCAGCCGCAGGAAGCaccggcggcggaggcggcgcaGCCGGACTTTCAGCCGCTCGTCTTCG CAGCACAGCAGCCGGAGAGCCAAGAGTGTAGAGGACGACGCTGAGGGCCACCTCATCTACCACGTCGGGGACTGGCTACAAGAGCGAT atgaAATTGTAAGCACTTTGGGAGAAGGGACCTTTGGCCGAGTTGTGCAGTGTGTCGACCATCGCAG GGGTGGGGCTCGAGTTGCCCTGAAGATCATTAAGAATGTGGAAAAGTACAAGGAAGCAGCGCGACTTGAAATCAACGTCCTGGAGAAAATCAACGAGAAGGACCCTGACAACAAGAA CCTCTGTGTGCAGATGTTCGACTGGTTTGACTACCATGGCCACATGTGCATCTCTTTCGAGCTTCTGGGCCTTAGCACCTTCGATTTCCTCAAAGACAACAACTACCTGCCCTACCCCATCCACCAAGTGCGCCACATGGCCTTCCAGCTGTGCCAGGCCGTCCAGT TCCTCCATGACAACAAGCTGACCCATACGGACCTCAAGCCTGAAAATATTCTGTTTGTGAATTCAGACTATGAGCTCACCTACAATCTAGAGAAG AAGCGAGATGAGCGCAGCGTGAAGAGCACAGCGGTGCGGGTGGTGGACTTCGGCAGCGCCACCTTTGACCACGAGCATCACAGCACCATTGTCTCCACTCGCCATTACCGGGCACCGGAGGTCATCCTCG aGCTGGGCTGGTCGCAGCCTTGTGACGTGTGGAGCATAGGCTGCATCATCTTCGAGTACTACGTGGGCTTCACACTGTTCCAG ACCCATGACAACAGAGAGCATCTAGCCATGATGGAAAGGATCTTGGGGCCCATCCCTTCCCGGATGATCCGAAAGACAAG GAAGCAGAAGTATTTTTACCGGGGTCGCCTGGACTGGGATGAGAACACGTCAGCTGGGCGCTATGTTCGAGAAAACTGCAAACCGTTGCGG CGGTATCTGACCTCAGAGGCAGAGGAACACCACCAGCTCTTCGATCTGATTGAAAGCATGCTAGAGTATGAACCTGCCAAGCGGTTGACCTTGGGTGAAGCTCTTCAGCATCCTTTCTTCGCCCGCCTTcgggctgagccacccaacacCAAGTTGTGGGACTCCAGTCGGGATATCAGTCGGTGA
- the CLK2 gene encoding dual specificity protein kinase CLK2 isoform X3: MPHPRRYHSSERGSRGSYHEHYRSRKHKRRRSRSWSSSSDRTRRRRREDSYHVRSRSSYDDRSSDRRLYDRRYYGSYRRNGCSRDRGEAYCEPDYRHSYEYHREDSSYRSQRSSRRKHRRRRRRSRTFSRSSSHSSRRAKSVEDDAEGHLIYHVGDWLQERYEIVSTLGEGTFGRVVQCVDHRRGGARVALKIIKNVEKYKEAARLEINVLEKINEKDPDNKNLCVQMFDWFDYHGHMCISFELLGLSTFDFLKDNNYLPYPIHQVRHMAFQLCQAVQFLHDNKLTHTDLKPENILFVNSDYELTYNLEKKRDERSVKSTAVRVVDFGSATFDHEHHSTIVSTRHYRAPEVILELGWSQPCDVWSIGCIIFEYYVGFTLFQTHDNREHLAMMERILGPIPSRMIRKTRKQKYFYRGRLDWDENTSAGRYVRENCKPLRRYLTSEAEEHHQLFDLIESMLEYEPAKRLTLGEALQHPFFARLRAEPPNTKLWDSSRDISR, encoded by the exons atGCCTCATCCCCGAAGGTACCATTCCTCAGAGCGAGGCAGCCGGGGCAGTTACCATGAGCACTATCGGAGCCGAAAACATAAGAGACGAAGAAGCCGCTCCTGGTCCAGTAGCAGTGACCGGACACGGCGGCGCCGGCGGGAAGACAGCTACCATGTCCGTTCCCGGAG CAGTTATGACGATCGCTCCTCGGACCGGAGGCTCTACGACCGGCGCTACTACGGCAGCTATCGGCGCAACGGTTGCAGCCGGGACCGGGGAGAGGCCTACTGTGAGCCCGACTACCGGCATTCGTACGAGTACCACCGAGAGGACAGCAGCTACCGCAGCCAGCGCAGCAGCCGCAGGAAGCaccggcggcggaggcggcgcaGCCGGACTTTCAGCCGCTCGTCTTCG CACAGCAGCCGGAGAGCCAAGAGTGTAGAGGACGACGCTGAGGGCCACCTCATCTACCACGTCGGGGACTGGCTACAAGAGCGAT atgaAATTGTAAGCACTTTGGGAGAAGGGACCTTTGGCCGAGTTGTGCAGTGTGTCGACCATCGCAG GGGTGGGGCTCGAGTTGCCCTGAAGATCATTAAGAATGTGGAAAAGTACAAGGAAGCAGCGCGACTTGAAATCAACGTCCTGGAGAAAATCAACGAGAAGGACCCTGACAACAAGAA CCTCTGTGTGCAGATGTTCGACTGGTTTGACTACCATGGCCACATGTGCATCTCTTTCGAGCTTCTGGGCCTTAGCACCTTCGATTTCCTCAAAGACAACAACTACCTGCCCTACCCCATCCACCAAGTGCGCCACATGGCCTTCCAGCTGTGCCAGGCCGTCCAGT TCCTCCATGACAACAAGCTGACCCATACGGACCTCAAGCCTGAAAATATTCTGTTTGTGAATTCAGACTATGAGCTCACCTACAATCTAGAGAAG AAGCGAGATGAGCGCAGCGTGAAGAGCACAGCGGTGCGGGTGGTGGACTTCGGCAGCGCCACCTTTGACCACGAGCATCACAGCACCATTGTCTCCACTCGCCATTACCGGGCACCGGAGGTCATCCTCG aGCTGGGCTGGTCGCAGCCTTGTGACGTGTGGAGCATAGGCTGCATCATCTTCGAGTACTACGTGGGCTTCACACTGTTCCAG ACCCATGACAACAGAGAGCATCTAGCCATGATGGAAAGGATCTTGGGGCCCATCCCTTCCCGGATGATCCGAAAGACAAG GAAGCAGAAGTATTTTTACCGGGGTCGCCTGGACTGGGATGAGAACACGTCAGCTGGGCGCTATGTTCGAGAAAACTGCAAACCGTTGCGG CGGTATCTGACCTCAGAGGCAGAGGAACACCACCAGCTCTTCGATCTGATTGAAAGCATGCTAGAGTATGAACCTGCCAAGCGGTTGACCTTGGGTGAAGCTCTTCAGCATCCTTTCTTCGCCCGCCTTcgggctgagccacccaacacCAAGTTGTGGGACTCCAGTCGGGATATCAGTCGGTGA
- the CLK2 gene encoding dual specificity protein kinase CLK2 isoform X2, whose protein sequence is MPHPRRYHSSERGSRGSYHEHYRSRKHKRRRSRSWSSSSDRTRRRRREDSYHVRSRSYDDRSSDRRLYDRRYYGSYRRNGCSRDRGEAYCEPDYRHSYEYHREDSSYRSQRSSRRKHRRRRRRSRTFSRSSSQHSSRRAKSVEDDAEGHLIYHVGDWLQERYEIVSTLGEGTFGRVVQCVDHRRGGARVALKIIKNVEKYKEAARLEINVLEKINEKDPDNKNLCVQMFDWFDYHGHMCISFELLGLSTFDFLKDNNYLPYPIHQVRHMAFQLCQAVQFLHDNKLTHTDLKPENILFVNSDYELTYNLEKKRDERSVKSTAVRVVDFGSATFDHEHHSTIVSTRHYRAPEVILELGWSQPCDVWSIGCIIFEYYVGFTLFQTHDNREHLAMMERILGPIPSRMIRKTRKQKYFYRGRLDWDENTSAGRYVRENCKPLRRYLTSEAEEHHQLFDLIESMLEYEPAKRLTLGEALQHPFFARLRAEPPNTKLWDSSRDISR, encoded by the exons atGCCTCATCCCCGAAGGTACCATTCCTCAGAGCGAGGCAGCCGGGGCAGTTACCATGAGCACTATCGGAGCCGAAAACATAAGAGACGAAGAAGCCGCTCCTGGTCCAGTAGCAGTGACCGGACACGGCGGCGCCGGCGGGAAGACAGCTACCATGTCCGTTCCCGGAG TTATGACGATCGCTCCTCGGACCGGAGGCTCTACGACCGGCGCTACTACGGCAGCTATCGGCGCAACGGTTGCAGCCGGGACCGGGGAGAGGCCTACTGTGAGCCCGACTACCGGCATTCGTACGAGTACCACCGAGAGGACAGCAGCTACCGCAGCCAGCGCAGCAGCCGCAGGAAGCaccggcggcggaggcggcgcaGCCGGACTTTCAGCCGCTCGTCTTCG CAGCACAGCAGCCGGAGAGCCAAGAGTGTAGAGGACGACGCTGAGGGCCACCTCATCTACCACGTCGGGGACTGGCTACAAGAGCGAT atgaAATTGTAAGCACTTTGGGAGAAGGGACCTTTGGCCGAGTTGTGCAGTGTGTCGACCATCGCAG GGGTGGGGCTCGAGTTGCCCTGAAGATCATTAAGAATGTGGAAAAGTACAAGGAAGCAGCGCGACTTGAAATCAACGTCCTGGAGAAAATCAACGAGAAGGACCCTGACAACAAGAA CCTCTGTGTGCAGATGTTCGACTGGTTTGACTACCATGGCCACATGTGCATCTCTTTCGAGCTTCTGGGCCTTAGCACCTTCGATTTCCTCAAAGACAACAACTACCTGCCCTACCCCATCCACCAAGTGCGCCACATGGCCTTCCAGCTGTGCCAGGCCGTCCAGT TCCTCCATGACAACAAGCTGACCCATACGGACCTCAAGCCTGAAAATATTCTGTTTGTGAATTCAGACTATGAGCTCACCTACAATCTAGAGAAG AAGCGAGATGAGCGCAGCGTGAAGAGCACAGCGGTGCGGGTGGTGGACTTCGGCAGCGCCACCTTTGACCACGAGCATCACAGCACCATTGTCTCCACTCGCCATTACCGGGCACCGGAGGTCATCCTCG aGCTGGGCTGGTCGCAGCCTTGTGACGTGTGGAGCATAGGCTGCATCATCTTCGAGTACTACGTGGGCTTCACACTGTTCCAG ACCCATGACAACAGAGAGCATCTAGCCATGATGGAAAGGATCTTGGGGCCCATCCCTTCCCGGATGATCCGAAAGACAAG GAAGCAGAAGTATTTTTACCGGGGTCGCCTGGACTGGGATGAGAACACGTCAGCTGGGCGCTATGTTCGAGAAAACTGCAAACCGTTGCGG CGGTATCTGACCTCAGAGGCAGAGGAACACCACCAGCTCTTCGATCTGATTGAAAGCATGCTAGAGTATGAACCTGCCAAGCGGTTGACCTTGGGTGAAGCTCTTCAGCATCCTTTCTTCGCCCGCCTTcgggctgagccacccaacacCAAGTTGTGGGACTCCAGTCGGGATATCAGTCGGTGA
- the CLK2 gene encoding dual specificity protein kinase CLK2 isoform X5, translating into MLLYPCCFPLSSFPAFSPSLSPTLLFFISDEIVSTLGEGTFGRVVQCVDHRRGGARVALKIIKNVEKYKEAARLEINVLEKINEKDPDNKNLCVQMFDWFDYHGHMCISFELLGLSTFDFLKDNNYLPYPIHQVRHMAFQLCQAVQFLHDNKLTHTDLKPENILFVNSDYELTYNLEKKRDERSVKSTAVRVVDFGSATFDHEHHSTIVSTRHYRAPEVILELGWSQPCDVWSIGCIIFEYYVGFTLFQTHDNREHLAMMERILGPIPSRMIRKTRKQKYFYRGRLDWDENTSAGRYVRENCKPLRRYLTSEAEEHHQLFDLIESMLEYEPAKRLTLGEALQHPFFARLRAEPPNTKLWDSSRDISR; encoded by the exons AT GTTGCTGTATCCCTGCTGCTTCCCACTCAGCTCATTCCccgccttctctccctccctctccccgaccctgctctttttcatttcagatgaAATTGTAAGCACTTTGGGAGAAGGGACCTTTGGCCGAGTTGTGCAGTGTGTCGACCATCGCAG GGGTGGGGCTCGAGTTGCCCTGAAGATCATTAAGAATGTGGAAAAGTACAAGGAAGCAGCGCGACTTGAAATCAACGTCCTGGAGAAAATCAACGAGAAGGACCCTGACAACAAGAA CCTCTGTGTGCAGATGTTCGACTGGTTTGACTACCATGGCCACATGTGCATCTCTTTCGAGCTTCTGGGCCTTAGCACCTTCGATTTCCTCAAAGACAACAACTACCTGCCCTACCCCATCCACCAAGTGCGCCACATGGCCTTCCAGCTGTGCCAGGCCGTCCAGT TCCTCCATGACAACAAGCTGACCCATACGGACCTCAAGCCTGAAAATATTCTGTTTGTGAATTCAGACTATGAGCTCACCTACAATCTAGAGAAG AAGCGAGATGAGCGCAGCGTGAAGAGCACAGCGGTGCGGGTGGTGGACTTCGGCAGCGCCACCTTTGACCACGAGCATCACAGCACCATTGTCTCCACTCGCCATTACCGGGCACCGGAGGTCATCCTCG aGCTGGGCTGGTCGCAGCCTTGTGACGTGTGGAGCATAGGCTGCATCATCTTCGAGTACTACGTGGGCTTCACACTGTTCCAG ACCCATGACAACAGAGAGCATCTAGCCATGATGGAAAGGATCTTGGGGCCCATCCCTTCCCGGATGATCCGAAAGACAAG GAAGCAGAAGTATTTTTACCGGGGTCGCCTGGACTGGGATGAGAACACGTCAGCTGGGCGCTATGTTCGAGAAAACTGCAAACCGTTGCGG CGGTATCTGACCTCAGAGGCAGAGGAACACCACCAGCTCTTCGATCTGATTGAAAGCATGCTAGAGTATGAACCTGCCAAGCGGTTGACCTTGGGTGAAGCTCTTCAGCATCCTTTCTTCGCCCGCCTTcgggctgagccacccaacacCAAGTTGTGGGACTCCAGTCGGGATATCAGTCGGTGA
- the CLK2 gene encoding dual specificity protein kinase CLK2 isoform X6: MFDWFDYHGHMCISFELLGLSTFDFLKDNNYLPYPIHQVRHMAFQLCQAVQFLHDNKLTHTDLKPENILFVNSDYELTYNLEKKRDERSVKSTAVRVVDFGSATFDHEHHSTIVSTRHYRAPEVILELGWSQPCDVWSIGCIIFEYYVGFTLFQTHDNREHLAMMERILGPIPSRMIRKTRKQKYFYRGRLDWDENTSAGRYVRENCKPLRRYLTSEAEEHHQLFDLIESMLEYEPAKRLTLGEALQHPFFARLRAEPPNTKLWDSSRDISR, translated from the exons ATGTTCGACTGGTTTGACTACCATGGCCACATGTGCATCTCTTTCGAGCTTCTGGGCCTTAGCACCTTCGATTTCCTCAAAGACAACAACTACCTGCCCTACCCCATCCACCAAGTGCGCCACATGGCCTTCCAGCTGTGCCAGGCCGTCCAGT TCCTCCATGACAACAAGCTGACCCATACGGACCTCAAGCCTGAAAATATTCTGTTTGTGAATTCAGACTATGAGCTCACCTACAATCTAGAGAAG AAGCGAGATGAGCGCAGCGTGAAGAGCACAGCGGTGCGGGTGGTGGACTTCGGCAGCGCCACCTTTGACCACGAGCATCACAGCACCATTGTCTCCACTCGCCATTACCGGGCACCGGAGGTCATCCTCG aGCTGGGCTGGTCGCAGCCTTGTGACGTGTGGAGCATAGGCTGCATCATCTTCGAGTACTACGTGGGCTTCACACTGTTCCAG ACCCATGACAACAGAGAGCATCTAGCCATGATGGAAAGGATCTTGGGGCCCATCCCTTCCCGGATGATCCGAAAGACAAG GAAGCAGAAGTATTTTTACCGGGGTCGCCTGGACTGGGATGAGAACACGTCAGCTGGGCGCTATGTTCGAGAAAACTGCAAACCGTTGCGG CGGTATCTGACCTCAGAGGCAGAGGAACACCACCAGCTCTTCGATCTGATTGAAAGCATGCTAGAGTATGAACCTGCCAAGCGGTTGACCTTGGGTGAAGCTCTTCAGCATCCTTTCTTCGCCCGCCTTcgggctgagccacccaacacCAAGTTGTGGGACTCCAGTCGGGATATCAGTCGGTGA
- the SCAMP3 gene encoding secretory carrier-associated membrane protein 3 codes for MAQSRDGGNPFAGPGELDNPFQDPAVIQHRPSPQYATLDVYNPFETREPPPAYEPPAPAPLPPPSAPSLQSSRKLSPTEPKNYGSYSTQASAAAATAELLKKQEELNRKAEELDRRERELQHAALGGAAARQNNWPPLPSFCPVQPCFFQDISMEIPQEFQKTVSTMYYLWMCSTLALLLNFLACLASFCVETSNGSGFGLSILWVLLFTPCSFMCWYRPMYKAFRSDSSFNFFVFFFIFFVQDVLFVLQAIGIPGWGFSGWISALVVLNANKAAAALMLLVALFFTGVAVLGIVMLKRIHSLYRRTGASFQKAQQEFAAGVFSNPAVRTAAANAAAGAAENAFRAP; via the exons ATGGCTCAGAGCAGAGACGGCGGGAACCCCTTCGCCGGGCCCGGCGAGCTTGACAACCCCTTTCAG GACCCAGCTGTGATCCAGCACCGACCCAGCCCGCAGTATGCCACCCTTGACGTCTACAACCCTTTTGAGACCCGAGAG CCCCCACCGGCCTATGagcctcctgcccctgccccattgCCTCCACCCTCGGCTCCCTCGTTGCAATCCTCGAGAAAGCTCAGCCCTACAGAACCCAAAAATTACGGCTCCTACAGCACCCAG GCTTCGGCTGCGGCAGCCACTGCTGAGCTGCtgaagaagcaggaggagctCAACCGGAAGGCAGAGGAGTTGGACCGGAGGGAGCGGGAACTGCAGCACGCCGCGCTGGGGGGCGCCGCTG CTCGACAGAACAATTGGCCCCCTCTACCTTCTTTTTGCCCGGTCCAGCCCTGCTTTTTCCAGGACATCTCCATGGAGATCCCCCAAGAATTTCAGAAGACCGTGTCTACCATGTACTACCTCTGGATGT GCAGCACGTTGGCTCTTCTCCTGAATTTTCTTGCCTGCCTGGCCAGCTTCTGTGTGGAGACCAGCAATGGCTCGGGCTTTGGACTCTCCATCCTCTGGGTCCTCCTTTTCACTCCCTGCTCCTTCATGTGCTGGTACCGCCCCATGTATAAGGCCTTCCG GAGTGACAGTTCGTTCAATTTCTtcgttttcttcttcattttcttcgtCCAGGATGTGCTCTTTGTTCTCCAGGCCATTGGCATCCCAGGTtgggggttcag TGGCTGGATCTCGGCGCTGGTGGTGCTGAACGCCAACAAGGCGGCGGCCGCGCTCATGCTGCTGGTGGCCCTGTTTTTCACCGGCGTCGCGGTGCTGGGGATCGTGATGCTCAAGCGG ATCCACTCCTTGTACCGCCGCACCGGGGCCAGCTTCCAGAAGGCTCAGCAGGAGTTCGCGGCCGGGGTCTTCTCCAACCCTGCCGTGCGCACCGCCGCCGCCAACGCAGCCGCTGGGGCTGCCGAGAATGCCTTCAGAGCCCCGTGA